ACCAGATTCCACATTAGACAAATGACTTGAAGATATTCCTGATCTCCTAGCTAATTCTCTTAATCCCATGCCTTTTGATTCCCTAATTGATTTAATATACTCTCCAATTTTCATAATATAAGACTCCTTTTAAGTGGCTAATTTCGTATAATACAAACTAAAATGAAGTAAAAATTATTCAAAAAACAAACAAAACTGATTGCAAAAAGATAAACATGAATATATTATTAGCTTTAATGGTTTTGGTTACCATATTGTAAATACAAAAGGGGAGGCATACATGAGAATTATTGCAAAGCAAGCTTTTGCATCCTTTCGTGTAAGAAAGGGCTATACACAAAAAAAATTAGCTCAAAGAGTCAAAGCATCGCTTACTCACGTAAGTAGAGTAGAAAAGGGTCAATCTTTTCCAAGCCCCGTATTAGCACAAACCTTCTGTTCTGAGCTAGAGTGTACCTTTGATGATATTTTTTTTGTTAAATTGTATTCAAAAGAGGACACGGTTACATAATTAAAAGAAAATGTTTTAAGTTCTTTTTGTATTCAAAAAGAAACAATAATACCAGAAACATCGGGAAATCTTCTTTTTACCAGCAGAAATGTACCTTTTATAATATATTTTTTGTTTAAATGTATTCAAATGAGTACAATGTTTCATAATAAAAGAAACGTTTTTTTATTTCGTTTGTACTCAAAAGAAAACAATAATGAATCTAAATTAGGAGTGATTTAGGATGCAATATATTTGCGTATCTGTCTTGACAGGTAAAGAAACAGATGCCATTGATCAACTAAATATGAAAATCAATGAACTGTATAAAAATCAAGATAATAAATATCATTTTTTAAAGGATATTACTTTGATCCATACCTATCAAGAAGTTGTTGAAACAACAACTACAAAGATACGCAAAAAAATCAAAGCAACCATGAATTATATATATGTTGGTTTCACAGAATGGAACGACGAACTATATCAATTAGTGACCAACACCCCTTTTGTAATTAAAATTGTAAACTCTTGGAGACAAATTAAAGATCACATTTTTACAACTCAAGAAGAAGTTGATTGGAATTTATCTTGTCTTGATAAAGATGTTTTAGTTAAAACAGTTACACCAATCGTTGAAGAAGTAGAACAATGCAAAATTTCCACAGTCGAAAATGTTTTTGAAGAACTGCTTCATACAACAATTAAGTTAGCTAAAGATGTTAAAGATAAGATATCCCTCAAAGTAAATGAATTTATTACCGTTTTAAAAAAACAAACAGTCAAAAAGGGAAGGT
This portion of the Brevibacillus laterosporus genome encodes:
- a CDS encoding XRE family transcriptional regulator; protein product: MRIIAKQAFASFRVRKGYTQKKLAQRVKASLTHVSRVEKGQSFPSPVLAQTFCSELECTFDDIFFVKLYSKEDTVT